The sequence tagaatggttcttgccggcactatcatttgatttctagggaatcatgtaagcgatgctgctaggcgtttaacatgattggttgggtactattagacttgagttttgacgttcttattatcaaagagttgataagtaagaatgaagcaactggggtatgctcatataaggacatgatTAGTtctgaatcacattgagatgtgaacccactgctagttgtatcaatgaaccattgaagACCACataagtactagctttctagatctcgttgagaaggaaattagttcaatatgttgaacggcttataaaagagtttataagcaaaaggaaaattagaagtatgacttttaTAGGGGGAATGcatttttaatttgtggaagtgttcttaaattaaaagttggccaaataaataatgtatttgaaaattgtgatttccataaacattattatggacttaattaattaattcaagtgttgaattaattaaacactagtggacctaatagagtccaaataattgggtcttgtagagcccatatgaaaataattatttaactagtgggcttgaataaattcaagtaagatttaattgatctcaaatgtgtttgagatattaaaataatattccatgggctttgtaaatgttacaaacCAAAATAACATGCTAGGAACGTGAAAGGTTGggagtcaattttttttaaattaaattaaggcTAGCATACCTTTAGAATACACAACACTAtttacacaaccaagaaaaaacTCCCCATTTTTCTCTCACTATGGCCGAATGTTTCCTTaaatttttccaaatatttgCTTTTTCATTTTGATGATTTGATAGCAAAATTTTTCAATGAAAAATGCcatatattttctagtgcaagtatAAAGTGGTTCTAGCTTGTTTGTAGTGGTCTtgatttttgagcaaggagtgctcaagagaagcttgtagatttttctatcattgaagagctaagttgttgATCATCTTAGTTGGAACCATCATCAatttttaagattgataggtaaaaaccctaaacacactatgtatgattttgtgtttgttatttgctacacatctagTGGGGTGCTCGTTTTTGCTATTGAAAATATGGTTTTTGAAACTTTCGTTGCGCATCCGGgcacccgtaaccgatcccctttcattcttcccataactgaactgatgcaATCCCGAACTGATCCcacttatttcagttattcactTTAAACACAAGATAAAAGCTTTAAACTGTTCAGTCttcttaacgaaagattatttcgagtatcttttacttggtttgaaaaccaaactcgatttaattcatctgTGTATTCATTGTTAGAATACAAGCTATTGAAGCTTATGGAGAATATTGTATTTGAAGCACCTTCAAAGAGGTCAAAACCGATCCTTCACTACTTTAGTTGATAATTCAATTAATGAATTCCAACTTGGAATTAAGAAATTAGTCTTAATTTCTAAGCATCACAATTTGGTAAGTTTCTAAGGATCATATCtctaactttatttttatttttttttttatttagatgtATTACACCTCAATTTTCAGAACAAGATATAATGTATACTTCATTTTGTAAGaatatttaaacaataatttttgtaTGGATTTCTTAATCATCATTTCACTACAAgttatttaattgtttgaatgCGTTAGCTTGTCCATCCATATTTATGCAAGAAATCCATCAGTGTTCATTTAAATTGGTATATAATTTAAACTAAAATAGCAAAAAgttgtaaaatttaaaataaccgATAATTTACTTTTAATCCCTGTTTTAGATACCACTTAATGATGAAGaaatataattcaataaattatatgatgtaataatttcacaaaaatcAAACAATCGGTCAAAGCCAAATTCTTTCGAGAAAAATCCAACCTAACGTTCCCTTTAAATCTTCTTCTCTAAAGAGCAATAAGTTTAATTTGCATTTGTTGATCACTTAAAGCTTTGAAAAATGGCAGCTGCTCGTGGAAACAAAATTATTCAAGCCAAGCTGGTGGGTATGTCTGAACTTTCTTGAATATTTACGTACTTCGATTTCTTCCTTTTATTATTGTTTACGAAGGGATCGAACTATTTGCCATTTTGTTTGGTTGGcaagatttaattttgttttattggTGGACCTAGAGATTCATTTGGCTCTGGTATACGTAATCAATTTGCAAAAGTTCGATTCAAGGGAATTAAATTAGTACTCTAAATCTGTATGTTTCGATTCGGTTATGTTAATTTTTTCTGCAGAAAAAAGGGTTTGATTAGCTCTGGTTCACTTGCATcctgttatgatattttattttaaattaacgCAGAGATTTCAGTCTATGAATTCAAAATACACGAACTTATAATTGCATTTTGTACAAGGTTCTTTTGGGAGACATGGGAACTGGGAAAACTAGTGTGGCACTAAGATTTGTGAAGGGTCAATTTTCTGAACACCAGGTATCTCTTCCAAACACTAACATGTTCATTTTCTTGCTACCTATGATGTCCAACATAAGATACATGcgtgtgtgtgtttatatataGGAAGCAACAATAGGGGCAGCTTTTTTTACTCAGATACTGTCACTACCAGAAGCAACTGTCAAATTTGATATATGGGACACAGCGGGGCAGGAAAGGTACCACAGCTTAGCTCCAATGTACTACCGTGGTGCAGGGGCAGCGATAGTCGTTTACGACATAACGAACATGGTATGCATTTTGTTGTTCGCCAGTCTTTGGTAGATTGTCACTTCAAATGCCGCATTTTCAAAATAGATGTTTGGTTACTGATTCATGTCATTTTTTGAGTTCAATTGGATAAGTTGGTTTTGGTTCGTAATATGAATGTCTTATGTCTGTCTGTTTCAGGACACTTTTGTGAGAGCCAAAAAATGGGTGGAAGAGCTCAAAAGAAAAGGTGATTCTGTTTTTTCCTGTATTGTAAGTTAAAAGTCAAAAAAGTAATGTGTTGTATGGTTTGGGGCTTTGTTAGTATCAACCCGGCCCGACTTGTTATACATGGGACGTGAAACTGATGCATCGGCTTTTATATGAGTGCAAAATATAGTATGTTTGGAAAGCATATTTAATCCAAATTCTCTTCCATTGTAACTCGTTTTTCAGCTTCTCCAAATCTGGTGATGGCTTTGGTGGCTAACAAATGTGACTTGGAATCAAGAAGAGAGGTCAAGAATGAAGTATGATTATCCCTTTTTTTTCATCTTCTGAATCCAAAGTGCTGCCGCCTTTCTCCTTTACTGTTTTAATTATTCTGCAGAATCCTAAATCTGTTTTATATGCTGTGCATTCACGAAAGCATGATTTTGCACCCTCTAAAACTTTTGAACTTCGAAGTTTTCATTCTGTCCCTTCATGCGAAAATCCTGGCTTTGCTAGCTGTTAAGTCTTAATCAAGTTAACATTCAACTGAGCAGGTTACAAGTTCTGATTCGGAACTAACTTTTGTTATGGAGTTTCACGCAGGACGGGGAGAAATTTTCTGACGAAAATGGGATGTTCTTCATGGAGACATCCGCAAAAACTGCCTTCAACATCAACGAGCTCTTCTTNATATAACTTATTCTTTCTTCCCCCCACTCTCCATGTGCAGCAAATAGACTGACAAAAGTTAGTCCCCCGCAACAAAGTGGAATGAATTTGTCGAATGAAGGGCGAAGAACATTTTCGTGTTGTTTAGGATGAATGAATATACATTTGTATGTTACCAATGTTTAAGGTACAACAAAAAAAGAGACACGGGCAAAGTGAGAACTGTCTGAACCacctttgattttaaaatactgTCTCtgcattttatattttctttatgtGCCAATTAGATTGAATATTTATGCAATTGCTGCATAAAAGATCTAGTGGGAGCCAAGTACAAATGAGCATCACGTGTCGGTAAAAACAGGTCGGGATAATGCAAGGGTCACAATTTTAaattaggggtgttcaaacttcggataaattcgaaaaaatagaaaatccaaacaaaaaaaaccgaacactgaatcgaaccgaaaatcggattttataattcggatatatatgttaaaatcgaaatttatttggttcggtttcggattatatatgtcaaaatcgaaccgaccgaaaaaatcgaaatttcattaaattaataattttatttttattatatttttttgagatgatatcagtgaatgatgaattattttgaataatatttatttgattgttgtttatgtaattcatttagattttatatttaaatgtttagattttatatttaaatgttttactaagaaatcatgtaaaaagataacatattatattttacaatatattaattatcttattaatttaaataatcgtATCAAAACCAAAATAACCGATCGAAATAACTGAACCATTTCGGTACAAAACCAAATCGAACCCAaaaaaaatggttcggatatcagattatatatttctgaaatcgaaaatcgaaataaaaaaccgaaataaaaaatcgaaaactgAACCGAACCGATCGATGAACACCATTAGTTTAAACCATGAGAGTCAGCTCCAAATACATATAAGCTACGATCGTGTACGAATCTATTTAAGATACAAAATTGATCAGTAATACTAAAAAAGAAAGGGGAAAAATACATGAAATATCACTTACTATAAACCTAAACTAATTAAACTGCTAGTTGGCGTTGATGAGTAGATCCAGCAGATTCTTCATTGTTATTAATCCCATAATAATGGagcttattattattaatattataattattatgattatCATTCTCTGAAGAAGTAAGCCTTGGTGGTATATTCAATGGAGGGAATTCAAGCACCATTTCCCTCTGGAGAAAACAGCAATATGTGTGAAAAGTTGAGGGCGACACATTTAATTCAAATCCTAAACCGAACAAGAAATCCATTTCAAGAAGATTCATCTCCACTGTGTTTATTCCTCCTACTTTGGCATAGTAGGCATTGTTGTAGAATCTGAAAAATACAGATTTAAAAACAAGGATTTCATGAAGTCTTATCATTCGTACCAAATGGTGTACGCAATTTAATCCAACTTATACCATAAACATAAACCACATTAGAGTTCCTAGCTCGATCGCTCATTCAAACCGTGTCAACTCTCAACAAGGTTAACAAAACGATACAATCACTCGAATTTGCTCCGGTCGCGACGTAGCTTAACACTAACCATTAGCTAACATAGAAACCAGGGGGAATAAATGGGGTATTTCATTTCTCTATTGAGAATAAATACATTCAAAGAATGTGTACTGAAACATTTTGAGTATGCTAATGAAGGATTTAATAAGtggattaaatattttattttcttgatttctaaTTTGTTGAAAAGTCATTGTTTATTGTAGATTAACGCAGGCAGAATATTCCTACATTTTTTACTTAATATTATAGGAAATAGTAATTAATTAGAATTTGTTAATTTATAAACATGGGAAGTTCCTTTGGATGGATGCACACAAAGGGACACCAAATCTTAGGTGGCTGTGACTGTGAAACATTGAGGATTTCACatgcttaatttattaatagcccttattctattttttcccttttttttaatactttacTTAAACTCATCATATATCAAGAAGCTTTGGAACCTAAACATTGTATCTTGTTTTAAAATAGAACATGGTATGAATTCTGCTTAGATCTTtgctttcaaatataattttaatatattttaatttaaattataagaatattttatttaagattttttaaataatataaaaaatttcgaaAGCTATTCATTTGAGGATGGTCAAATGTCCATTTCACCCATTAGTGTACACCATAGATATCAATGGAATGGAGAAATTATTGCCTCACCAATAGCCCATTCCAAGAATAGTAACATTAGTTAACAacaaagaaaaacacaattaattaaacttaattttctttttaaaaaaaagacagttctttgaagaagaagaagaaaatatttaattttcatagCAAAGAAaactctgtgtgtgtgtgtgtgtgtgtgtaatgaTTCAAAAATCTTGATCATAACTGTTACATTTTATGTCTAATAATTCATAAACAATGATGTCTTATTCATAATATTTGTGGTGAGAATGCTGACATAAATAAACTAAGCATCAAGATTTCAAGAGATTAACTTACATGTCATCCATGAACTTTGCAGAAACCAACACACTGGCAATGAGCAGCCGATGCACATTGTAAGAGTTAATCGGCAGAAACGGCTGCTTCATCGCGAATCGATCCAAATAAATATATGCCACGATGAAGCAACTAGGGCTACAGTTTGCATACTTGAATATCCTCTCCAGGTAGCATTGCACCGAGATAGTTGGCCTAGTCAAGCCATGAAAAATCGATATTTTCTGCGTACTTAAGTCCCGAAAGACGTCGTTTGTTTCCGCGGCTCTTTGGATAAGGGAAGACAGGAACTTTATGACCTTTTGCATCACCTGAAAGCTCTCAAATTCTGCCATTGATAGAGTATTTGCGGAAGCttgatgggtttttttttaattattttttgagtaaattttttctttatatataagTAATTAACTATTAATAGTGGGAATTAAATAAGTAAATGTAATGGTGTAGCTAGCTTTGTGTTTGAACATGATGAAGAAGTGAGGAGAGTGTTTGTGGTTTGGTGTTTATATAGGAAGAATATGTATATATGGGATTCACGCGGAAATAGGGTTGGAATTGAGCTGGTCTTGTTGACCAATTTTATCCACTGatgaacttttaaatttttttttttttacttcttcTAATGTGgaaataaaatggaaaaaaaatatatttgggaTTCATtgttctaaaattttattttgtttcatttaattataatatatatgtatatttattttatatttgaaggacgtgtataatttatttatatttatgtagTGTGTTATAGGTAAGTTTTGATGTACCAACTGATAATTCGTCAATTTTTCGATGGTTCTAATTAGTTCgggtttgattttaaaaaaaatttgtttcatttaagaatatattcttgttaaaccatgtaatatttatttaacttaGCACCTTAATTACTAGCTAGGCTATTTTTATGAATgagaaaaaatatctaattttcAGTATACCCAAGTTCGGTACAATAatgatatgaaatttgaaaattttcgatatataaagaaaatccggaataatatataaattaaaaataatataatatttttaaataataaagttaaaattttcaaaaaatataagatatttttTCGGTATGAAACAATATATATCGATAATGTAtcgaaatctcggtataccgcAACGTTTTCTGTATAATCGGTATGCAAATAAGACATatcgaaaattttggtataccgAAATATTCGGTACGGTATTGATAtcgttataaatatttttaataccaTAATTTTCGGTAAGATATACGGTATGTATTATTTGATACGCTACAATGTACCATCCTAAGTTATTTTTACTGACTACTCGTGTAATTGAAGCTTCCAAATCTTCAAACTTGTTCTATAAATGACCATTATAGTCCACTAAATTGTATATATCCATAGCAAATTGTGGTTAatgtatttataatataaaatagatTTTGTCCTTGTGAATTTTGTAACACATCTACACATTGCTTATCTTGGATTAGTTACCTAACAATGGAAACTTGTGCTTGCAACGAAGGGTTCAATAATGGCGACATGGTTATCAAACAATGATGCATGGGAAAATGATTCGTCTACATATTGTCAAGGCATTAATTATGGTCTTGTTTAGGACATCACTCAAGAAATCAGACACAAATTTATATATTGCTATGTGaagttgaaaaaataaaatcttttttttactatatcatTGAAGAGAATAatctcattaatttttattatgtgtaatattaaaaaaaaaatatgtgtatcataaaaaaaatttaaaagaaatatgatCTGTTTAACAAcaaacaataatttaatttttatgggtTTTTTTGCGCTGTGCGACTGTCAACTTAATACATTACTGATTTCGATCTCTCAATAGAGACCACATTATAAAATCGGTCACTATTTAGAGATCTCGCTTTCGCCACTGGTCGCAAAAAGTAAATAAGTATCTTTTTAAAGAGAGTCAAACGGTTAGCGACCGACATTACTACATTCGGTCTCAAATTAGAGACCAGTAATATTACTTTCTGTCTCTAATTCGATTATAAATCTCCGTTACTCTTGTAGTGATTAATATTCTTTCATTAGTTGTCccaactttaaaaatttcttgaaatttgcatttatatattctttttaagattttatataaatattttgggaCTATTGATCCACCCAATGTGAGCCTCCATTAGAGGCATCTCAAATTCTACATAACAAATACTAAAAGCGTATAAAAGTATGGTCTTCCTTTCACATAATTAATgtcaataatttgaaatacaagaTATGAACGTACCAATGAATTTCCGGTGGGATATTTGACTTGATTTAGTACAAATTGTGAATTATGTCCtctatgtttattattttttttttgcaattttaataatttatttttatcaaaattaagTTTTAGTTAATGTATATTTTAGATAATTTTGGACATTTTTCATCAACAGAGCTTATGTGAAACCGTAAACATGAGCACCACATTGGTATCACATCAAAGTCAAGTCGTAAAATAACCAAAGtgaaaaattctaaatttattgtactaaaactgaaattttcaCAACGTCGAATAccaaaattactaagatacagaTTTACATTACCAAAATTATAAgtttaactttatttttatggCATGGAtgcaaaataataatgttttttactttatattattaaattaaatatattttccacCCACATTGTATAAATTTTTATCGGCTAATATATCTCttgtaaaatatgaataaagatCGGACACATATCTATTATTTCATGgagtaatttattaattaattgttaacACAAATGGTGGTGAAGATGTTTCTTGAATTGGTGGTGCACACGTTGGTGAGGTAATGGAACCTCTTTGATACTACATGGGATGGGATTATATGTCTTGGTTGTTAAATATTTGAGATGGGATTAATTTGGTttgctgaaaattttaaagaaattgtaatttaattaattgtatatccattatacattttttttttggaaatatgtCTCTAATATTTTATTCTAATTAAGTACCAAACAAATGGGAGACCTAGTGGGAGCGCACGTCTTACATGAAATATTTGGAGCACCGCATACCTCGATCTCATCACGGATTTTCTTTGAGTTCTCACCTCTTTCTTTTGAGTATCTGCTCtacaataatatgatattgTCCGCTCTGGACATAAAATCTCATGGATTcgtttttgaattttatctaaaaagcctcgtatcaatttcggtaatttttctaaaaatcatgtaattaaattactaatatTAACCTAAAATTTTTATGAGTAGATGGTTAGAAAATTTCTCCAAGACATGCACATATgtttaacaatataattataaaaatttaacaatgaTATTAcccatttaattatataattttgaggAGAATGACAAATTGATTTCGTGAGATAGTTATAGGACAATAATTGtttcagaaaaaaaaactaaaaatgtcACAACACGATATATACAGaactaaaatttatattttgccTTATCAACAACTTACTacatttctcaaagaaaaatgtgaaataaaattaatttgctacgtatttttcttatttaatttaagaaccCGATATTTTCCTTCGAGGTCTGGTCATATAAACCATTCAAGTTAAGCCCAAGGCCCAAACACTAGTAATTCTCTAAACTTCCTTGGGTCTTTGATAAGATGAGCATCTATTATAAGTATCTATGTGAGCATCGTCTGAAATGATACTCGTTTATTGATTGTACATGACCTCATCTCAACAGTGTTCATATAAGTGTTCATGGTGGATGTTAATTATATCAAAACTGTATTTAGAATTTTGATATGTTATCCATTAACTGTTCCCACCGCTGATGTCATATTCACCTAGTGgatatacaattttgatatgatttatcGTGTCCAATAAGTGAGTGTCACATCAACGATGAGTACAGAG comes from Primulina huaijiensis isolate GDHJ02 chromosome 5, ASM1229523v2, whole genome shotgun sequence and encodes:
- the LOC140977585 gene encoding ras-related protein Rab5A-like, coding for MAAARGNKIIQAKLVLLGDMGTGKTSVALRFVKGQFSEHQEATIGAAFFTQILSLPEATVKFDIWDTAGQERYHSLAPMYYRGAGAAIVVYDITNMDTFVRAKKWVEELKRKASPNLVMALVANKCDLESRREVKNEDGEKFSDENGMFFMETSAKTAFNINELFFETARAKLPYA
- the LOC140977867 gene encoding cyclin-U4-1-like, whose translation is MAEFESFQVMQKVIKFLSSLIQRAAETNDVFRDLSTQKISIFHGLTRPTISVQCYLERIFKYANCSPSCFIVAYIYLDRFAMKQPFLPINSYNVHRLLIASVLVSAKFMDDIFYNNAYYAKVGGINTVEMNLLEMDFLFGLGFELNVSPSTFHTYCCFLQREMVLEFPPLNIPPRLTSSENDNHNNYNINNNKLHYYGINNNEESAGSTHQRQLAV